One window from the genome of Cryptomeria japonica chromosome 6, Sugi_1.0, whole genome shotgun sequence encodes:
- the LOC131067894 gene encoding ferritin-like catalase Nec2, protein MTGLAVKKPDRLIIRETVKKAIPWPLLDLRVETWSKFFNEAVGFTLNHLFNPYISSVNYVLAMYVVPYMGLTTYVGANLNITSQAGKQLLAGLLGVESGQDAVIRYWLYERAEHKVCPYHFTVAEFTALISKLKNCMGKTGIVDEGIIVPPELGAEGRVSGNILSADVNSLSHSRTPQQTLRILYSTGNESKPGGFYLDGANGYVVRSYLWHYN, encoded by the exons AATAATTAGAGAGACTGTTAAGAAAGCCATCCCGTGGCCTCTATTAGATTTGAGAGTGGAAACATGGTCGAAGTTCTTCAATGAAGCTGTGGGATTCACACTCAATCATCTCTTCAATCCTTACATTAGTTCAGTAAATTATGTGCTTGCTATGTACGTTGTCCCATATATGGGACTCACAACATATGTTGGTGCCAATCTTAATATAACCTCACAAGCTGGAAAGCAA CTGTTAGCAGGTCTACTGGGAGTGGAATCTGGGCAGGATGCAGTGATACGTTACTGGCTGTATGAGAGAGCAGAGCACAAGGTTTGTCCCTATCACTTCACTGTTGCAGAGTTTACAGCCCTCATATCGAAGCTTAAAAACTGTATGGGAAAGACAGGAATTGTGGATGAAGGAATCATAGTTCCTCCAGAACTTGGTGCAGAAGGAAGAGTGAGTGGTAACATTCTGTCTGCAGATGTGAATTCTTTGTCTCACAGCAGAACTCCACAGCAGACCTTGAGGATTTTGTATAGCACAGGAAATGAATCGAAGCCTGGTGGGTTTTACCTAGATGGAGCCAATGGGTATGTTGTACGCAGCTATCTGTGGCATTATAATTAA